A window from Bdellovibrionales bacterium encodes these proteins:
- a CDS encoding MoxR family ATPase, which produces MSEIDILALNAAIKQESQFVDKMMQEISKVVVGQKEMVEGIMMGLLTGGHILLEGVPGLAKTLTIATVSKTISLDFQRIQFTPDLLPTDLIGTMIFNPKTGEFNPRKGPVFTNIVLADEINRAPAKVQSALLEAMAEKQVTIGEQSYKLENPFLVLATQNPLEQEGTYPLPEAQMDRFMFKINVVYPTKGDELEILNRMGTNEKPVVSPVISKEDLLRVSERADQIYVDNKIKNYIVEIVMASRHPGEYGLSRIANLVNVGGSPRATIGLFRAAKAHAFIRGRGYVTAEDVKAIAYNVLRHRLILTYEAEAENIKTDDVIKEILTQIEVN; this is translated from the coding sequence GTGAGCGAAATCGATATTCTGGCGTTGAATGCTGCGATAAAACAAGAAAGCCAATTCGTTGATAAGATGATGCAAGAAATCAGCAAGGTCGTGGTGGGCCAGAAAGAGATGGTCGAGGGAATCATGATGGGTCTCCTCACCGGTGGACATATCCTTTTGGAAGGTGTGCCTGGACTGGCTAAGACTCTGACGATTGCGACGGTTTCAAAAACAATTTCTCTGGATTTCCAGCGCATTCAGTTCACGCCTGATTTGTTGCCGACAGATTTGATTGGTACGATGATCTTTAATCCGAAGACGGGTGAATTCAATCCGCGCAAGGGTCCTGTGTTCACAAATATCGTTCTGGCCGATGAGATCAATCGTGCGCCGGCAAAAGTGCAATCAGCCCTGCTTGAAGCCATGGCTGAAAAGCAAGTCACCATCGGCGAGCAGTCTTACAAGCTTGAAAATCCGTTCTTGGTTCTAGCGACGCAAAATCCGCTCGAGCAAGAGGGAACCTATCCATTGCCTGAAGCCCAAATGGACCGTTTCATGTTCAAGATCAACGTCGTTTACCCGACAAAGGGGGACGAGCTTGAAATCCTTAATCGCATGGGCACGAATGAAAAACCGGTCGTGAGCCCGGTGATTTCAAAAGAAGATCTTTTGCGGGTGTCTGAGCGCGCGGATCAAATCTATGTTGATAATAAAATTAAAAACTACATCGTTGAAATCGTGATGGCGTCTCGTCATCCGGGGGAATATGGCTTGAGCCGTATTGCCAACCTCGTGAACGTCGGCGGCTCGCCGCGTGCGACGATTGGACTTTTCCGTGCCGCCAAGGCCCACGCGTTTATTCGTGGACGTGGTTACGTCACGGCAGAAGACGTGAAGGCGATTGCTTACAACGTTCTTCGTCACCGTTTGATTCTGACTTACGAAGCCGAAGCTGAAAATATTAAAACGGACGATGTGATCAAAGAAATTTTGACACAAATTGAGGTGAATTAG
- a CDS encoding M48 family metalloprotease: MTVNSTKVWIFILISSLTLLILGYEIGERLGLFIGFLCAVGLNFFVFFYGESQILNSLHAKQIKGQDAWGLEEILEKYSAHLGIEAPDLYLVPSETETAFCVNHLWRRGSLAITTGLLKSFHKEDLEAVLAYQLCSLNKLDSFMVGVTSTLANALVGLGLLLDHFWPPNYFLLKGQKQKPFLRLFTPIGWGLIKLANGHKRFYQNDLQAAELIHDRFRLAEVLWRLEGLAQTQPLRPPPCSSHLFIVNPEGYRQKLLFKSHPSIEVRLQKLMGYYPI; encoded by the coding sequence ATGACAGTGAACTCTACCAAGGTCTGGATTTTCATTCTTATAAGCTCCCTCACACTGCTGATTCTCGGCTATGAAATCGGCGAACGCTTAGGACTCTTCATTGGGTTTCTCTGTGCGGTGGGCCTGAACTTCTTCGTGTTCTTCTACGGAGAGTCGCAAATATTGAATTCACTCCACGCTAAACAAATCAAAGGCCAAGACGCCTGGGGCCTTGAAGAGATTTTAGAAAAATACTCGGCCCACTTGGGTATTGAAGCTCCGGATCTGTACCTGGTCCCTTCTGAAACTGAAACCGCGTTCTGCGTAAATCACCTGTGGCGCCGAGGATCGCTGGCGATCACAACAGGATTATTGAAGAGCTTCCACAAAGAGGACCTCGAAGCGGTCCTTGCTTACCAACTTTGCTCATTGAATAAGCTTGATTCTTTCATGGTGGGCGTAACCAGCACTCTGGCGAACGCGCTCGTGGGCCTGGGTCTTTTGCTCGATCACTTCTGGCCGCCGAATTATTTCTTACTCAAGGGCCAGAAACAAAAACCCTTCTTGAGACTTTTCACTCCGATCGGCTGGGGGCTGATTAAGCTCGCCAACGGTCACAAACGTTTTTACCAAAATGACTTGCAAGCGGCAGAGCTTATTCACGACCGCTTCCGCCTGGCTGAAGTCTTGTGGCGCCTTGAGGGCTTGGCACAAACCCAGCCTCTGCGTCCGCCGCCGTGCTCGAGTCATTTGTTTATTGTGAACCCAGAAGGTTATCGTCAGAAATTATTATTCAAATCCCATCCTTCGATCGAAGTGCGTTTGCAAAAACTGATGGGATATTATCCGATCTAA
- the spoVG gene encoding septation regulator SpoVG, translated as MKITEVKVFPVNEDRLKAYVSITIESSFVVRDLKIIQGPSGLFVAMPSKKRKDGQFRDIAHPLNQETRTMIEDMVFEAYEKELKSMGATLVNLKRQKAPVNTYDDEL; from the coding sequence ATGAAGATCACCGAAGTTAAGGTCTTTCCCGTAAACGAAGATCGGTTGAAGGCCTATGTATCAATCACCATCGAGAGCAGCTTTGTCGTCCGAGATCTAAAAATCATACAAGGGCCCAGTGGGCTTTTTGTAGCGATGCCCAGTAAAAAGCGAAAAGATGGCCAATTCCGCGATATAGCTCACCCCCTCAATCAGGAAACACGGACGATGATCGAAGACATGGTCTTCGAAGCCTACGAAAAGGAACTCAAGTCGATGGGCGCCACTCTGGTAAACCTCAAACGCCAAAAAGCCCCGGTAAATACCTACGACGATGAGCTCTAG
- a CDS encoding DUF1844 domain-containing protein — protein MPDKMEASFSILAMSIASSAVMSMGLAPDPNTGKTSKDKNMARFNIDLLMMLQEKTKNNLNKEEQQFLENIISDLQVKFVQS, from the coding sequence ATGCCTGACAAAATGGAAGCATCGTTTTCAATTCTTGCTATGTCCATCGCTTCATCCGCTGTGATGTCCATGGGCCTTGCGCCGGATCCCAACACCGGCAAAACCAGCAAGGATAAAAACATGGCTCGCTTCAACATCGACCTGCTCATGATGTTGCAAGAAAAAACCAAGAATAACCTCAACAAGGAAGAGCAGCAGTTCCTTGAAAATATCATTAGCGATTTGCAAGTTAAGTTCGTGCAGTCATAA
- a CDS encoding trypsin-like peptidase domain-containing protein: MKKAFFALIVVLAAGLGYAQIPQRTPPPMKLSDPLPANLFVELGKAINPAVVNISTLAIPRVPRGGMQRDPMLDMLEQFYGVPLQPRQQAPVQPGKPRPYGLGTGFIIREDGLIVTNNHVIQGADGIQVQLTEKSDKLYDAKVIGYDERTDIALIKINPDGKLPVAALGSSKDLEVGEWVAAFGNPYGHGHSMTKGIISSKGREIGEINKIPLLQTDASINPGNSGGPLVNTKGYVIGVNSAIDARAQGIGFAIPIDEVKAIIPQLEKSGRIEKGFIGVRLGDLDPSVDPSYLGLEEAEGAVITGLEKNGPAAKAGLRAYDIVVEFNGRKIKSSMDLMDAVGDAKIGSTVPVKLIRERKPVNARVAVLERPDFNAAKNAPAPGNYKGQKAPFGLGFSVADLTSELRTEYMIPPDVQNPMIIEVERSSVASMAGLRVGDLVLDINKKEVTKALDVAKALKKGTNTLRLARGNRLMIVTIDTK, encoded by the coding sequence ATGAAAAAAGCATTTTTTGCTCTCATCGTCGTCCTCGCAGCGGGATTGGGATACGCTCAAATTCCGCAAAGAACTCCGCCGCCAATGAAGCTGTCGGATCCATTGCCGGCCAACCTCTTTGTTGAGCTTGGCAAAGCCATCAATCCGGCGGTTGTGAACATCTCTACCCTTGCCATCCCCCGCGTCCCGAGAGGCGGCATGCAACGCGATCCTATGCTCGACATGCTTGAGCAATTCTATGGCGTGCCACTCCAGCCACGCCAGCAAGCGCCGGTTCAACCGGGCAAACCACGCCCCTACGGTTTGGGCACAGGCTTTATCATCCGTGAAGACGGTCTTATCGTCACAAACAATCACGTGATCCAAGGCGCTGACGGCATTCAAGTTCAGCTCACGGAAAAATCCGACAAGCTCTATGATGCCAAAGTCATCGGTTACGACGAGCGCACGGATATTGCGCTGATCAAAATCAATCCGGATGGCAAACTCCCGGTCGCAGCTTTGGGCTCAAGCAAAGACCTCGAAGTCGGCGAATGGGTTGCAGCCTTCGGGAATCCTTACGGCCACGGTCACTCAATGACGAAGGGGATTATTTCCTCCAAGGGTCGTGAGATCGGCGAAATCAACAAGATCCCTCTGCTGCAAACAGATGCGAGCATCAACCCGGGGAACTCCGGCGGTCCGCTCGTAAACACCAAAGGTTATGTGATCGGCGTGAACTCAGCGATCGATGCGCGCGCGCAAGGCATTGGCTTTGCGATTCCGATCGATGAAGTGAAAGCCATCATTCCGCAGCTTGAAAAATCAGGCCGCATTGAAAAAGGCTTCATCGGTGTGAGACTCGGCGATTTGGATCCGAGCGTGGATCCATCGTACCTGGGCCTTGAAGAGGCTGAGGGAGCTGTGATCACGGGCTTAGAGAAAAACGGTCCTGCCGCAAAAGCGGGGCTTCGTGCGTACGACATCGTCGTTGAATTCAACGGCCGCAAAATCAAGTCCTCCATGGATTTGATGGATGCTGTGGGCGATGCAAAAATCGGCAGCACGGTTCCCGTGAAACTGATTCGCGAACGCAAGCCGGTCAACGCACGCGTTGCCGTGCTTGAGCGCCCGGATTTCAATGCTGCGAAAAATGCTCCAGCACCTGGAAACTACAAGGGTCAAAAAGCTCCCTTCGGCTTGGGCTTTTCGGTTGCAGATCTGACGTCGGAACTTCGCACCGAGTACATGATTCCACCGGATGTCCAAAACCCGATGATCATCGAAGTTGAACGCAGCAGCGTTGCCTCCATGGCGGGGCTTAGAGTCGGAGACCTAGTCTTAGACATAAACAAAAAAGAGGTTACTAAAGCTCTGGATGTCGCTAAGGCATTGAAGAAGGGAACCAATACATTGCGTCTGGCACGCGGGAATCGCTTAATGATTGTGACTATCGACACAAAATAG